A window of the Cystobacter fuscus genome harbors these coding sequences:
- a CDS encoding STM4011 family radical SAM protein — translation MKLTVLYRGPLSNCNFGCEYCPFGKWKQDDAELAEDRAGVERFVDWVGSRPYPVSVFFTPWGEGLIRPWYQEALVRLTRMPHVERAAIQTNLSCTLEWVERCQPEKLGIWATFHPEWMKRRRFVSQCERLGALGVRYSVGMVGFRRFAEEAEALRGELPPDVYLWINAVKDGKEERYTPEDVERFSRVDPLFSLNNTHHPSLGKACRTGESVISVDGAGSARRCHFVREFLGNIYEPGFEQVLRPRPCAKATCGCHIGYVHLDYLELDRVFGSGILERVPVEPLWQAQRSASRISHS, via the coding sequence ATGAAGCTCACCGTGCTCTACCGGGGTCCGCTGTCGAACTGCAACTTCGGCTGCGAGTACTGCCCCTTCGGCAAGTGGAAGCAGGACGACGCGGAGCTGGCCGAGGATCGCGCGGGCGTCGAGCGCTTCGTCGACTGGGTCGGGTCCCGGCCCTACCCCGTGTCGGTGTTCTTCACCCCGTGGGGCGAGGGACTCATCCGCCCCTGGTATCAGGAGGCCCTGGTGCGGCTCACGCGGATGCCCCACGTCGAGCGGGCCGCCATCCAGACGAACCTCTCCTGCACCCTGGAGTGGGTGGAGCGCTGCCAGCCGGAGAAGCTCGGCATCTGGGCCACCTTCCACCCCGAGTGGATGAAGCGCAGGCGCTTCGTGTCGCAGTGCGAGCGGCTGGGCGCCCTGGGCGTGCGCTACAGCGTGGGCATGGTGGGCTTCCGCCGCTTCGCCGAGGAGGCCGAGGCCCTGCGCGGCGAGCTGCCTCCAGACGTGTACCTGTGGATCAACGCCGTCAAGGACGGCAAGGAGGAGCGCTACACCCCCGAGGACGTGGAGCGCTTCTCCCGCGTCGATCCCCTCTTCTCCCTCAACAACACCCACCACCCGAGCCTCGGCAAGGCGTGCCGCACCGGGGAGAGCGTCATCTCCGTGGACGGCGCGGGCTCGGCGCGCCGGTGCCACTTCGTGCGCGAGTTCCTCGGCAACATCTACGAGCCCGGCTTCGAGCAGGTCCTCCGCCCACGCCCCTGTGCCAAGGCGACATGCGGGTGTCACATCGGCTACGTGCACCTGGACTACCTGGAGCTGGATCGCGTGTTCGGCTCGGGCATCCTCGAGCGCGTGCCGGTGGAGCCCCTCTGGCAGGCTCAGCGCAGCGCCTCGCGGATCTCCCACTCGTAG